CGACGTGCGACCCGCGGCGGATCTCACCGTCGCCGGAGTGGCCCTCGTCGGATGGATCGTTCCGGAGCTCTCGCGGAACCAGCTCGTGCCGGCCCACTGCCGGCTCTGCGACGGCGCCGACAATACCGGCCTTCCCGGGACGGGGTCGCGCGGCTCGCTGAACGGCGTCGACGCCTGGTTTCACGACGCCATGACGGGATGGGTTTTGTCGCGGTCGACGGCGGGCGTCGCCAGCGACGTCGTCGCGTACCTTCTCGTGCCGGCTGCGGCGATTGCCGGCGCCTGGACCACGACGGGGCCGCACGCAAGCGACGGGGCCGATTGGCGTGCCGTGTCCATTGTCATGGAGTCGGCTCTCCTCTCCGGCGCCCTCGCGGAGGGTGTGAAGTTCATCGCCGCGCGCAAGCGGCCATACGTGCGCTACGGCACCGGCGAAGCGGAGGGAACGTACGGCGTGACCGACGTGGGCAGCCACCTCGGCTTTCCCTCAGGCCATACCGCGTGGGTGACGTCGCTCGGCGTCGCCCTGGCGACCACCGCGACCATTGAGGAATCCGCCGCGGCTCCGTGGCTCTGGGCCGGCGCCGCCGTCGGCTCAGTGACGACCTCGGCGCTGCGCATGATCGCTGAGAAGCACTACTTCACCGACGTGGCGGCCGGCGCCGCCATCGGGGCGGCCTGCGGCGTCGTCGTGCCGCTTCTCCACCGGCGCGGCGGGCCGTTGTCCAGCGGCTCGCTGTCGGTTGCCGCGCAGGGGCCCTCGTTTGCGCTGACCGGCCGTTTCTAAGGCGGTAGATTCCCGCGCATGACCCATCCGCTCGCCGGAAAGCCGGCCCCGCGCGAATTGTTGATCGATGTCGAGCGGCTGCGCCGGCTCTATTACGAAGAGAAGCCCGATCCCGCGGATCCGCAGCAGCGCGTGGCGTTCGGGACCAGCGGCCACCGCGGTACCGCACTGAAGCGTGCGTTCAACGAGGCGCACATCCTCGCCGTGACCCAGGCCGTCTGCGAGTACCGCAAGGCCCAGGGGACGAGCGGCCCGCTTTATCTCGGCAAGGACACGCACGCGCTCTCGGATCCGGCGCAGGACACTGCCCTGTCGGTTCTCGCGGCCAACGACGTGCACGTCCTCTGGTCGCGCCGCGCCACGCCCACGCCGGTGATCTCGCACGCGATCCTCACGTACAACCGCGGGCTCTCGCGCGGGTTCGCGGACGGGATCGTGATCACGCCGTCGCACAATCCGCCCGAGGATGGTGGCATCAAGTACAACCCGCCGAGCGGCGGACCGGCCGACACCGCGGCGACGGGATGGATCGAGAACCGCGCGAACGACCTCTTGCGGAACCCGGACTCGATCGGACGCGCGGTGCGGCCCGGGATGCTTGAGGAGCACGATTTCATCACACCTTACGTGCGCGATCTGGGCAACGTCGTCGATCTGGAGCCCGTGCGCGGGTTGCGGCTGGGAGTCGATCCGCTCGGCGGATCGAACCTCGATTACTGGGATCCGATCGCGTCGGAGTACGGCCTCGACATCACCGTGGTGAACCGGACGGTCGATCCGACGTTCGGGTTCATGACGGTCGATCACGACGGCAAGATCCGGATGGACTGCTCGTCGCCCTACGCAATGGCGAAGCTGGTGGGGCTCAAGGATCAGTACCAGCTCGCCTTCGGCAACGACACGGACTCCGACCGGCACGGGATCGTCACGCCCGGCGCCGGGCTGATGAACCCCAATCACTATCTCGCGGTCGCGATCCAGTACTTGTTCACGAACCGGACCTGGCCGGCTCGCGCGGCAGTGGGGAAGACGCTCGTGTCTTCCGCGCTGATCGATCGTGTGGCGCGGAAGATCGGGCGGACGCTGCGCGAGGTGCCGGTCGGGTTCAAATGGTTCGTCGACGGGCTCCTCGACGGGTCGCTGGGCTTCGGCGGAGAAGAGAGCGCCGGCGCGTCATTCCTCCGCCTTGACGGGAGCGTGTGGGCCACGGACAAGGACGGGATCATCATGGACTTGCTCGCGGCCGAGATCCTCGGACGCACCGGCAAGGATCCTGGCGTGCTCTATCAGAAGATCTCCGCCGAGCTCGGACGCCCGGTGTACACGCGCATCGATGCGCCCGCGACACCGGCACAGAAGGCGGCGCTGAAGAAGCTCTCCGCCGACGTAGTCCGCGCCGGCACGCTCGCTGGGGAGCCAATCACGGCGAAGCTGACGAAGGCGCCAGGAAACGGCGCCGACATCGGCGGCCTCAAGGTCGTCGCGCAGAACGGCTGGTTCGCAGCTCGGCCGTCAGGTACCGAGGACGTCTACAAGATCTACGCGGAAAGCTTCCGCGACGAGACGCACCTGCAACGCATCGTCGACGAGGCGAAAGCCATCGTGGCGGAAGCGATCAAGACGGTCTGACCGCGGCGAATTCCGGGACGAATCGGCGGGGTGCGTTAGACTTCGAGGATGCCCTTCGACCCCGGCGCTTCCTTCGGCAAGTCGCTGTTCTTCGGCGACATCCTCGAGGACCAGCTCTTCCCCTACCCGGAGATGCCGCGAGACCAGGCCGAGCTGGTTGCGCCGATCTGCGAGACCATCGACCGGTACATGGCCGGGATCGACAGGCGCAAGCTGGATCGCGACGGTGAGTTCCCTGCGGAGCTGCTCCAGTCGCTGAAGGAGATGGGCCTGTTCGGGCTGATCGTGCCGGAAGAGCACGGCGGCCTCGGGCTCTCCAACTCCGGTTACGCGAGAGTGATGCAGCAGGTTGCTTCCTGGGACGCGTCGATCGCCGTGACCCTCGGCGCACATTCCAGCATCGGTTTCAAAGGCCTCCTGCTGTTCGGCAACGACGCGCAGAAGCGGCGCTACCTTCCGAAGCTCGCATCGGGCGAGAACATCGCTGCGTTCTGCCTGACCGAGCCGGGGAGCGGGTCGGACGCGTTCTCGATCAAGACCAGCGCGCGCCGTGACGGCGACTTCTACGTCCTCAACGGGCAGAAGCTCTGGATCACCAACGGCGGCATCGCGGACTTCTACACCGTGTTCGCGAAGACGACTCTGGATACGGCGGAGCAGAAGGGAAAGATCACCGCCTTCATCGTCACCCGCGACCTCGGCGGCATCACGCACGGCCCGCACGAGGACAAGATGGGGATTCGCGCCTCGAACACGACCGCCGTCTTCTTCGACAACGTGCGCGTGCCTGCGACGAACGTCCTCGGCGAGGAAGGCAAGGGCTTCAAGGTGGCGATGAGCATCCTCAACCACGGCCGCACCGGCCTGGGCGCTGGCGCGGTGGGAGGGCAGCGCAAGCTCCTTCAGCTCGCGATCGCGCATGCGGCCGAGCGCAAGCAGTTTGGCCGTCCGCTCGCGAGCTTCGGCAAGATCAAGGAGAAGCTCGGGCGGATCGCGACGAACCTCTACGTCAGCGAGTCCCTCTGCTACTTCGTCTCCTCGACCATCGATCGCGGGGCGGTCGACTACTCGGTGGAAGGAGCCGCCACCAAGGTCTTCAACTCCGAGGCGGTGTGGAGCGCCACCGACGAGGCGCTGCAGATCGCCGGCGGCATGGGCTACATGCGCGAGCAGCCCTACGAGCAAGCGATGCGCGACACCCGCATCAACCGCATCTTCGAGGGGACGAACGAGATCCTGCGGCAGTACATCGGGCTGACCGGGCTGCAGAAGCCAGGCGAGTACCTGAAGGGTCTCGGCAAGGATCTGTCGAGCTCGCTCAGGGACCCGATCAAGGGATTCGGGCTCTTGCGCGAATACGCCGTCCGGAAAGCGCGCCAGACCGTGCCGATGCAGGCAGTGCCCTACGGGCGGACGCCGCAGATCGGCAAGGCGCATCCCACTTTGCACGAGCAGGTCGTGTACCTGGAGGACGCGGCCCAGGCGCTGGCCGCGCTCTGCGAGACGTCGCTGCGCAGGCATGGGCGCAACATCGTCGAGCAGCAGCTGCAAGTGGGCCGCATCGCCGACATCGCCATCGATCTGCTGGCCCTCGCCGCCGCCCTCGCCCGCACGACACGGATCATCGAGCAGCGCGGCGTGGAGAAGGCGAAGAACGAGATCTCGATGACGTATACGTTCTACTCGGACGCGCGGACGCGCATCCGCGCCAACTCGCGCGCCAGCGGCGGGCACAACAACGACCAGTCGCTCCAGGACGTCGCCGACGCGGCCGTCGCCGCCGGCGGCTACCAGAACGACTTCCTCAAGTGAGAGCACCGGGCGCTCCAGGACGGAGCGCCCGGCACCGACCAGCTTAGAGCGAGAGCACCCCAGTCCGGATCAGGTAGGCGAGCTGCGCCCGTTGTCCGGAGTCGAGCAGCGCGTGGATCCGCCCGAGGGCCTTGATCACCGCATCGCGCAGCCGCTCGGCGCTCTTCACCCGCAGGTCGCCGCCCTCGCGCGCGCGGGCCTCGTCGAACGCGTCGAGCCCG
This region of Deltaproteobacteria bacterium genomic DNA includes:
- a CDS encoding acyl-CoA dehydrogenase, with amino-acid sequence MPFDPGASFGKSLFFGDILEDQLFPYPEMPRDQAELVAPICETIDRYMAGIDRRKLDRDGEFPAELLQSLKEMGLFGLIVPEEHGGLGLSNSGYARVMQQVASWDASIAVTLGAHSSIGFKGLLLFGNDAQKRRYLPKLASGENIAAFCLTEPGSGSDAFSIKTSARRDGDFYVLNGQKLWITNGGIADFYTVFAKTTLDTAEQKGKITAFIVTRDLGGITHGPHEDKMGIRASNTTAVFFDNVRVPATNVLGEEGKGFKVAMSILNHGRTGLGAGAVGGQRKLLQLAIAHAAERKQFGRPLASFGKIKEKLGRIATNLYVSESLCYFVSSTIDRGAVDYSVEGAATKVFNSEAVWSATDEALQIAGGMGYMREQPYEQAMRDTRINRIFEGTNEILRQYIGLTGLQKPGEYLKGLGKDLSSSLRDPIKGFGLLREYAVRKARQTVPMQAVPYGRTPQIGKAHPTLHEQVVYLEDAAQALAALCETSLRRHGRNIVEQQLQVGRIADIAIDLLALAAALARTTRIIEQRGVEKAKNEISMTYTFYSDARTRIRANSRASGGHNNDQSLQDVADAAVAAGGYQNDFLK
- a CDS encoding phosphatase PAP2 family protein codes for the protein MIGVALALAVGASDKVDVRPAADLTVAGVALVGWIVPELSRNQLVPAHCRLCDGADNTGLPGTGSRGSLNGVDAWFHDAMTGWVLSRSTAGVASDVVAYLLVPAAAIAGAWTTTGPHASDGADWRAVSIVMESALLSGALAEGVKFIAARKRPYVRYGTGEAEGTYGVTDVGSHLGFPSGHTAWVTSLGVALATTATIEESAAAPWLWAGAAVGSVTTSALRMIAEKHYFTDVAAGAAIGAACGVVVPLLHRRGGPLSSGSLSVAAQGPSFALTGRF
- a CDS encoding alpha-D-glucose phosphate-specific phosphoglucomutase; translated protein: MTHPLAGKPAPRELLIDVERLRRLYYEEKPDPADPQQRVAFGTSGHRGTALKRAFNEAHILAVTQAVCEYRKAQGTSGPLYLGKDTHALSDPAQDTALSVLAANDVHVLWSRRATPTPVISHAILTYNRGLSRGFADGIVITPSHNPPEDGGIKYNPPSGGPADTAATGWIENRANDLLRNPDSIGRAVRPGMLEEHDFITPYVRDLGNVVDLEPVRGLRLGVDPLGGSNLDYWDPIASEYGLDITVVNRTVDPTFGFMTVDHDGKIRMDCSSPYAMAKLVGLKDQYQLAFGNDTDSDRHGIVTPGAGLMNPNHYLAVAIQYLFTNRTWPARAAVGKTLVSSALIDRVARKIGRTLREVPVGFKWFVDGLLDGSLGFGGEESAGASFLRLDGSVWATDKDGIIMDLLAAEILGRTGKDPGVLYQKISAELGRPVYTRIDAPATPAQKAALKKLSADVVRAGTLAGEPITAKLTKAPGNGADIGGLKVVAQNGWFAARPSGTEDVYKIYAESFRDETHLQRIVDEAKAIVAEAIKTV